A window from Chrysemys picta bellii isolate R12L10 chromosome 2, ASM1138683v2, whole genome shotgun sequence encodes these proteins:
- the LOC135981907 gene encoding uncharacterized protein LOC135981907, with translation MQSSPAVMAVQSGNRKRAPAWTDREVLDLIAVWGDESVLSELRSKRRNAKIYEKISKDMAERGYSRDATQCRVKIKELRQGYQKTKEANGRSGSHPQTSRFYEALHSILGAAATTTPPVTVDSEDGILSTAGSSDMLGDGEDEEGDEEGEAVGSSHNADFPDSQDLFITLTEIPYEASPAITPDTESGEGSATPSATVSQPSLESHSQRLARIRRRKKRTREDMFSELMASSQAQAAQQTQWRENLTRMHQANMDREERWRQEDQQATQTLLGLLREQTDTLRRLVDVLQERRQEDRAPLQSISNRPPPPPSPIPTSPKVQRRRGGRVPANSHSTPAESSSSRRLSFPKI, from the exons atgcagagctctccagcagtgatggccgtgcagtctgggaatagaaagagagccccagcatggactgatcgtgaagtcttggatctcatcgctgtgtggggcgatgagtccgtgctttccgagctgcgatccaaaagaaggaatgcaaagatctacgagaagatctctaaagacatggcagagagaggatacagccgggatgcaacgcagtgccgcgtgaaaatcaaggagctgagacaaggctaccagaagaccaaagaggcaaacggacgctccggatcccatccccagacatcccgtttctacgaggcactgcattccatcctcggtgctgccgccaccactaccccaccagtgaccgtggactctgaggatgggatactgtccacggccggttcctcagacatgttaggggacggggaagatgaggaaggagatgaggagggcgaggcagttggcagctctcacaacgctgatttccccgacagccaggatctcttcatcacccttacagagatcccctacgaagcgtccccagccattaccccggacacagaatctggtgaaggatcagcca ccccgtctgcgactgtctcacaacctagcctggaatcacactcccagaggctagcgcggattaggcgtaggaagaagaggacacgggaggacatgttctctgagcttatggcctcttcccaagcccaggcagcacagcagacccagtggcgggagaacttgacccgaatgcaccaagccaacatggatcgggaggagaggtggcggcaggaagaccagcaggcgactcaaacgctgcttggactactgagggagcaaacggacacgctccggcgccttgtggatgttctgcaggaacggaggcaggaggacagagccccgctgcagtccatctctaaccgccctcccccgccaccaagtcccatacccacctcacccaaagtgcaaagaaggagaggcggcagagtccctgctaactctcactccacccctgcagagagctctagtagcagaaggctctcatttcccaaaatttga